The region TTTCCTCGTAGATTAAGCCGCTGATACGCTTCACTCCTCCCCTACGGGCAAGGCGTCGAATTGCCGGCTTTGTGATGCCCTGGATGTTGTCGCGGAGGACCTTACGGTGGCGCTTAGCTCCTCCCTTGCCAAGACCCTTGCCACCCTTTCCTCTTCCTGACATCTTCGATATCCAACCAGAATTAAGAGACGAACGATTTGGATGATAAAATCGGAAATTTGAGGAGCGAAACTAAATTGCGAGGTATTTTATAGCGGGAAACGGAGAGTTTTGTGCTTCGATAGTGATCCGT is a window of Gossypium hirsutum isolate 1008001.06 chromosome D08, Gossypium_hirsutum_v2.1, whole genome shotgun sequence DNA encoding:
- the LOC107932464 gene encoding histone H4, which translates into the protein MSGRGKGGKGLGKGGAKRHRKVLRDNIQGITKPAIRRLARRGGVKRISGLIYEETRGVLKIFLENVIRDAVTYTEHARRKTVTAMDVVYALKRQGRTLYGFGG